One Ignavibacteriales bacterium genomic window carries:
- the infC gene encoding translation initiation factor IF-3 encodes MKQERARINTEIRAPQVRVIDDEGAQLGVLTVKEALAAAAARTLDLIEIVPTADPPVCKIMDFGKYKYELAKKEKLQKKHQHVTLVKEIRFHPNTDTHDFDFKVRHARGFIEEGHKVKATVVFKGREITYQDQGRAMLDSFTEQLADIAKIDAPAKMEGRQMIAYYVADKTKKKAEGSKQTTEST; translated from the coding sequence ATTAAGCAAGAGCGCGCACGAATCAATACGGAAATCAGGGCACCCCAAGTACGGGTCATCGACGACGAGGGGGCACAGCTTGGTGTTCTGACGGTAAAGGAAGCCCTCGCAGCTGCGGCGGCGAGAACGCTCGATCTCATCGAAATCGTCCCGACAGCTGATCCGCCGGTGTGCAAGATCATGGATTTCGGGAAATACAAGTATGAGCTTGCGAAAAAGGAAAAGCTGCAGAAGAAACACCAGCACGTCACCCTGGTAAAAGAAATCCGTTTTCATCCGAACACCGATACACACGATTTCGATTTCAAAGTCCGTCATGCGCGGGGCTTCATCGAGGAGGGGCACAAGGTCAAGGCCACGGTGGTATTCAAGGGCCGGGAGATTACGTATCAGGATCAGGGACGGGCGATGCTCGATAGCTTCACGGAGCAGCTCGCGGATATAGCAAAGATCGACGCTCCTGCAAAAATGGAGGGACGTCAGATGATTGCATACTATGTGGCCGACAAAACGAAGAAGAAGGCCGAAGGCAGTAAACAAACGACAGAATCAACATAA
- the rpmI gene encoding 50S ribosomal protein L35, with translation MPKMKSRRRALKSYKVTGSGKIKRRKAFRSHILTSKSTKRKRHLRKPGLVSETEAYKVRRFLLA, from the coding sequence ATGCCAAAGATGAAGAGCCGCCGGCGAGCGCTGAAATCGTACAAAGTGACGGGCAGCGGGAAGATCAAACGGCGGAAAGCATTTCGGAGCCATATACTCACATCGAAATCAACCAAACGTAAGCGCCATCTTCGCAAACCCGGCTTGGTTTCAGAGACCGAAGCGTACAAAGTGCGACGGTTTTTGTTAGCATAA
- the pheS gene encoding phenylalanine--tRNA ligase subunit alpha: protein MTEKINEVRNAFETEISNASTDAALEQIRVKYLSRNGTIALLFEEMKGVPASDKPALGKVLNMLKGSAQSAFDERKKTLSVAVASQAVSIDLTLPGRPKPIGTKHPITQTMDEIKSIFASMGFSVATGPEIETDYYNFGALNFAADHPARDMQDTFFISKDVLLRTHTSPVQIRTMEKQNPPVREIMPGRVYRNEAVSARSLVSFHQIEGLHVDTGVTFSDLKGTLVAFAHQFYGNDVKFKFRPTFFPFTEPSADMYISCFLCKGKGCRMCKFVGWLECLGSGMVHPHVLKNVGYDTEKYTGFAFGMGIERIACLRYGVDDLRLFYENDIRFLQQF from the coding sequence ATGACAGAAAAGATCAATGAAGTCCGGAACGCATTCGAGACTGAGATCTCCAATGCTTCTACCGACGCTGCGTTGGAGCAGATCCGCGTGAAGTACCTGTCGCGCAACGGAACGATTGCACTTCTGTTCGAAGAAATGAAAGGCGTTCCCGCGTCTGACAAACCAGCCCTCGGAAAAGTTCTGAACATGCTTAAGGGATCGGCGCAATCTGCTTTCGACGAGAGAAAGAAAACGCTGAGTGTGGCAGTCGCCAGTCAGGCCGTCAGCATCGATCTGACTCTGCCTGGTCGGCCGAAGCCGATTGGGACGAAACACCCTATCACCCAGACAATGGATGAGATCAAGAGCATCTTCGCAAGCATGGGGTTTTCAGTGGCGACCGGACCGGAAATCGAAACAGATTACTACAATTTCGGAGCTCTGAACTTCGCTGCTGACCATCCTGCGCGTGACATGCAGGATACGTTCTTCATCTCGAAGGATGTGCTGCTGAGGACGCATACATCCCCCGTCCAGATCAGGACCATGGAGAAACAGAATCCGCCGGTACGTGAAATCATGCCCGGCAGGGTGTATCGGAACGAAGCGGTGAGCGCCCGTAGTCTTGTCAGTTTTCACCAGATCGAGGGGCTCCACGTTGATACGGGAGTCACGTTCAGCGATCTCAAGGGGACGCTGGTTGCCTTTGCGCATCAGTTCTACGGAAACGATGTGAAATTCAAGTTTCGGCCTACATTCTTCCCATTCACGGAACCAAGCGCGGATATGTATATCTCCTGTTTCCTGTGCAAAGGAAAAGGATGCAGAATGTGCAAGTTTGTAGGATGGCTGGAGTGCCTCGGCTCTGGAATGGTGCATCCCCACGTGCTGAAGAATGTCGGATACGATACGGAGAAGTACACCGGGTTCGCGTTTGGTATGGGCATCGAACGCATTGCGTGCCTCCGATACGGTGTGGATGACCTCCGGCTGTTTTACGAAAACGATATCCGATTCCTACAACAGTTCTAA
- the serA gene encoding phosphoglycerate dehydrogenase — protein sequence MKTLLLENVHPVAISTLQSSGMVVVSEKKSMDESELISALEGVSVLGIRSRTQITARVLEKAKHLQAIGAYCIGTNQIDLEAASLQGIPVFNAPYSNTRSVAELVIAEIVFLIRRLHDKVVQAHKGVWDKSADNAREVRGKKLGILGFGNIGSQVSTLAEALGMDVYYHDIVDRLTIGNATKVGSLSELLNVAEIITIHVDGTPANKNLIDEDQFRLMTDGVILLNLSRGHVVNIEALARNLKNGKVGGAAVDVFPDEPKDGKEPFSSPLQGLPNVLLTPHIGGSTEEAQENIADFVSKKLLDYLQTGSTFTSVNFPRINLPKADDPHTHRLLHVHRNVPGVLSQINGIFAKNNVNVLSQYLRTNELIGYAIADVDSEYKDSLFDDLVRVDHTIKVRIV from the coding sequence ATGAAGACCCTACTGCTGGAAAACGTTCACCCTGTAGCAATCTCAACCCTGCAATCCTCCGGGATGGTCGTCGTTTCCGAGAAGAAGAGCATGGATGAAAGCGAACTTATTTCTGCACTCGAGGGCGTTTCGGTTCTCGGTATCCGCTCCCGCACGCAGATCACGGCGCGAGTGCTGGAGAAAGCAAAACATCTCCAGGCTATCGGGGCATATTGCATAGGAACCAATCAGATCGACCTTGAAGCGGCTTCTCTGCAAGGGATTCCTGTTTTCAATGCACCCTACAGCAACACTCGGAGTGTCGCGGAACTGGTGATTGCCGAAATTGTCTTTCTCATCCGCCGGCTTCACGATAAGGTGGTCCAGGCCCATAAAGGAGTATGGGACAAATCAGCTGACAATGCGCGGGAGGTACGAGGTAAGAAACTCGGGATCCTCGGGTTCGGAAATATTGGTTCACAGGTTTCAACCCTGGCTGAAGCGCTCGGGATGGATGTCTACTACCATGATATCGTTGACAGACTGACCATCGGGAATGCTACGAAGGTTGGAAGTCTCTCAGAGTTGCTGAACGTCGCAGAGATCATCACGATTCATGTAGACGGCACGCCTGCGAACAAGAACCTCATCGATGAGGATCAGTTCCGATTGATGACTGACGGCGTGATCCTGCTGAACCTCAGCCGGGGCCATGTCGTGAACATCGAAGCTCTGGCACGCAACCTGAAGAATGGCAAGGTTGGTGGAGCTGCAGTCGATGTTTTCCCCGACGAGCCAAAAGACGGCAAAGAGCCATTTTCCTCCCCATTGCAGGGACTGCCCAATGTCCTCCTGACACCGCATATCGGCGGAAGCACAGAAGAGGCGCAGGAGAATATTGCCGACTTTGTATCGAAGAAGCTTCTTGACTACCTGCAAACCGGTAGCACGTTTACGAGTGTGAATTTTCCGCGTATCAACCTGCCGAAGGCCGATGATCCGCATACTCACAGGTTGCTGCATGTGCATCGCAATGTTCCGGGTGTCCTGTCGCAGATAAACGGAATCTTCGCAAAGAACAATGTCAATGTGCTCTCACAGTATCTCCGCACGAACGAACTTATCGGCTATGCGATCGCCGATGTGGATAGTGAATACAAAGATTCATTGTTTGATGACCTGGTTCGTGTCGATCACACGATCAAGGTGAGGATTGTGTGA
- the thrS gene encoding threonine--tRNA ligase produces the protein MSQITITLPDGSTKQFEQGITGRHIAEGISKGLAREALAVEVNGEVWDLSRKIDTDASLKILKWNDDGGKYAFWHSSAHLMAAAIEALFPGTKFGIGPPIEIGFYYDLDLGEHTLTGDDLQKIEDKMYELVAKDEPFIREERKWDDAAKYFKEKNDPYKIELLEELKGQTITFYHSGNFTDLCYGPHLPSAGRVKAIKLLSVAGAYWRGSEKNKMLQRIYGVTFPTKQELDQHLYRLEEAKRRDHRKLGQELELFLLTSKVGGGLPLWLPKGTVIREELEGFMRSEQRKRGYQPVVTPHIGNINLYKTSGHYPYYKDSQFTPIKVEDEEYLLKPMNCPHHFQIYAAKPRSYRDLPVRLAEFGTCYRYEQSGELNGLIRVRCFTQDDSHIFLRQDQLKAEVVSVIELIQLVFTTLGFSDFKTRLSFRDPKNKEKYGGEDSLWIQAEKDIKEAADEAKLDYYIGIGEAAFYGPKIDFMVKDVLGRTWQLGTVQVDYVMPERFNLEYTGADSQKHRPVVVHRAPFGSLERFIGVLIEHFAGEFPLWLAPVQAAVLPITDQYLEYAKQVFDELKSAGVRVELDDRNEKIGYKIRDCEMKKIPFMLVVGEKEKTGNTVSVRQHTKGDLGTVERSAFLAKVLDAIQRKSLTV, from the coding sequence ATGTCACAAATTACCATAACTCTTCCAGACGGAAGCACGAAGCAGTTTGAGCAAGGGATCACCGGTCGTCACATTGCTGAGGGAATCAGCAAGGGGCTGGCGCGTGAAGCCTTGGCGGTTGAAGTCAACGGTGAGGTTTGGGATCTCAGCCGAAAAATCGATACCGACGCTTCGCTGAAGATCCTTAAATGGAATGACGATGGCGGCAAGTACGCCTTCTGGCACAGTTCCGCCCATTTGATGGCTGCGGCCATCGAGGCTCTGTTCCCGGGGACGAAATTCGGTATTGGTCCTCCGATCGAAATCGGTTTCTACTACGATCTTGATCTCGGCGAGCATACGCTGACCGGAGATGATCTTCAGAAGATTGAAGACAAGATGTATGAGCTTGTCGCAAAGGATGAACCATTCATACGCGAAGAGCGAAAGTGGGATGACGCGGCCAAATACTTCAAGGAGAAGAACGATCCGTACAAGATCGAGCTTCTCGAGGAGCTGAAGGGGCAGACGATCACGTTCTACCACTCAGGTAACTTTACCGATCTCTGCTACGGCCCGCACTTGCCGTCGGCTGGAAGGGTCAAGGCGATCAAACTTCTGAGCGTTGCCGGGGCCTACTGGCGCGGGAGCGAAAAGAATAAGATGCTCCAGCGTATCTACGGAGTCACCTTCCCGACGAAACAGGAGCTGGATCAGCACCTGTACCGCCTCGAGGAGGCGAAACGCCGTGATCATCGGAAGCTCGGCCAGGAACTCGAATTGTTTCTCCTTACATCAAAAGTCGGAGGCGGTCTTCCGCTTTGGCTCCCGAAGGGGACCGTGATCCGCGAGGAGCTCGAGGGTTTCATGCGCTCCGAGCAGCGGAAGCGCGGATATCAGCCGGTCGTTACGCCGCATATCGGCAATATCAATCTGTACAAAACAAGCGGACATTATCCGTACTACAAGGACAGTCAGTTTACGCCCATCAAGGTGGAAGATGAAGAGTATCTCCTGAAGCCGATGAACTGTCCGCATCACTTCCAGATTTACGCGGCCAAACCGCGGAGTTATCGCGATCTGCCAGTACGGCTCGCGGAATTTGGCACTTGCTATCGCTATGAACAGTCCGGCGAATTGAATGGGCTGATCCGTGTGCGCTGTTTCACGCAGGACGATTCGCATATTTTCCTGCGCCAGGACCAATTGAAAGCTGAAGTTGTGTCCGTCATCGAACTGATCCAGCTCGTGTTCACGACGCTCGGGTTCAGCGATTTCAAGACCAGGTTGTCGTTCCGGGATCCAAAAAACAAAGAGAAGTACGGCGGTGAAGACTCGCTGTGGATCCAGGCCGAGAAAGACATCAAGGAAGCGGCGGACGAAGCGAAACTCGACTACTACATAGGGATCGGCGAAGCGGCGTTCTACGGACCGAAGATCGATTTCATGGTCAAGGACGTTCTTGGGCGAACGTGGCAGCTCGGCACTGTGCAGGTCGATTATGTCATGCCGGAGCGGTTCAACCTCGAATATACCGGAGCGGATAGTCAGAAGCATAGGCCGGTGGTCGTTCATCGGGCGCCGTTTGGTTCTCTCGAACGGTTTATAGGTGTTCTTATCGAGCACTTTGCCGGGGAGTTTCCACTCTGGCTGGCACCTGTGCAGGCCGCGGTGCTCCCGATTACAGACCAGTACTTGGAGTATGCCAAGCAGGTCTTTGACGAGTTGAAGAGTGCCGGTGTTCGTGTGGAGCTTGACGACAGGAATGAGAAAATCGGATACAAGATCCGCGATTGCGAAATGAAGAAGATCCCCTTCATGCTCGTCGTCGGGGAAAAAGAGAAGACAGGCAATACTGTTTCGGTGCGTCAGCATACGAAAGGTGATCTTGGGACGGTGGAGCGCTCGGCGTTCCTCGCCAAGGTTCTCGATGCCATTCAGCGCAAATCACTCACGGTATAG
- a CDS encoding aldo/keto reductase, producing MNYRPFGKTGINVSEIGYGAWGIGGAMWQGATDDESMRALYKAIDLGINFVDTALVYGDGHSEGLVRRLVKERKERIYVATKVPPKNGQWPAQKGVKLSETFPHDYIIKKTEQSLKNLNLDFVDIQQFHVWDDTWTEEAEWQDAISKLKEEGKIRHFGVSINDHQPENALRLAATGKVDTFQIIYNLFDQSPEDKLFPFCLEKNIGIIVRVPLDEGGLSGIITADTVFPDGDFRNHYFKEDRKQQIMERVSNLMEVGGSEAHNIAELALRFTLSHPAVSTVIPGMRSTTNVVRNSSFSDGRLLSSGLLSELKSHRWVRDFYH from the coding sequence ATGAACTACAGACCATTTGGCAAGACTGGAATCAACGTGTCCGAGATCGGCTATGGTGCTTGGGGCATAGGGGGCGCGATGTGGCAGGGAGCGACCGACGACGAGTCCATGCGTGCTCTCTACAAAGCAATCGACCTTGGCATCAACTTCGTCGATACCGCACTGGTATATGGCGATGGACACAGCGAAGGCTTGGTGAGGCGGCTTGTGAAGGAACGGAAAGAGAGGATCTATGTGGCGACGAAGGTCCCGCCCAAGAATGGGCAGTGGCCGGCACAGAAGGGGGTAAAGCTCAGCGAGACGTTCCCGCACGATTACATTATCAAAAAGACCGAGCAGAGTCTCAAGAACCTGAACCTCGATTTTGTGGACATCCAGCAGTTTCATGTCTGGGATGATACCTGGACCGAAGAGGCGGAGTGGCAGGATGCAATCAGCAAGCTGAAGGAGGAAGGGAAAATTCGGCACTTCGGGGTCTCGATCAATGATCATCAACCGGAAAATGCTCTCAGGCTCGCAGCAACGGGAAAGGTCGATACGTTTCAGATTATCTATAACCTTTTCGATCAATCACCCGAAGACAAGCTCTTCCCATTCTGCCTGGAGAAGAACATTGGTATCATCGTGAGGGTACCCTTGGACGAAGGAGGGTTGTCAGGTATCATCACTGCTGATACAGTCTTCCCTGATGGCGATTTTCGTAACCACTATTTCAAAGAAGACCGAAAGCAGCAGATTATGGAACGAGTGTCCAATCTGATGGAGGTCGGGGGCTCCGAAGCTCACAACATCGCGGAACTGGCGTTGAGGTTCACGCTGAGTCATCCCGCGGTTTCCACAGTGATACCCGGCATGCGATCAACGACAAACGTTGTCAGAAACAGCAGCTTCTCGGATGGCAGACTCCTCAGCTCAGGACTCCTTTCCGAGCTCAAAAGCCATCGTTGGGTGCGAGATTTCTACCATTGA
- a CDS encoding ORF6N domain-containing protein translates to MSKRTVVAVTSIDKRILVIRGQRVLLSTDLAQMYGVPPKVLMQAVRRNKNRFPGDFMFTLTSAEAKLVAAHVLGLRSQFVTLKQGRHLKYPPAAFTEEGIAMLSSVLRSKRAIQVNIAIMRAFVRLREILAAHKELAIKLGDLERRFETHDRQIRGIFEAIRELMKPPEKPARRIGF, encoded by the coding sequence ATGTCCAAGCGAACGGTCGTAGCGGTTACCTCCATCGACAAGCGCATTCTTGTGATCCGGGGGCAGAGAGTACTCTTGAGCACTGATCTCGCGCAAATGTATGGAGTTCCTCCAAAAGTCCTCATGCAGGCTGTCAGGCGCAATAAGAATCGTTTCCCGGGTGATTTCATGTTCACGTTGACGTCTGCAGAAGCGAAATTGGTCGCTGCGCACGTACTGGGTTTAAGGTCACAATTTGTGACCTTAAAACAGGGTCGTCATCTGAAGTATCCTCCGGCCGCGTTCACGGAGGAGGGGATTGCAATGCTATCATCCGTGCTCAGGAGCAAGAGGGCAATTCAGGTGAACATAGCGATCATGCGCGCTTTTGTCCGGTTGCGCGAAATTCTGGCAGCTCACAAAGAACTCGCAATCAAACTGGGTGATCTTGAACGAAGGTTTGAGACACACGACAGACAAATCCGCGGGATCTTCGAGGCGATCCGCGAGCTCATGAAGCCTCCCGAGAAGCCAGCCAGACGAATTGGATTCTAG
- the rplT gene encoding 50S ribosomal protein L20: MPRSQNKVASHRRRKKILQKAKGYWGGRSKVYTIAKGHVEKALTHAYRHRKTKKREYRSLWVARINAAARINGTTYSRLIAGLDKKSVAINRKVLADLAVNHPQAFAEVVKFVTA, from the coding sequence ATGCCGCGTTCACAGAACAAAGTCGCATCCCACAGACGCAGAAAGAAAATCCTGCAGAAAGCCAAGGGCTACTGGGGTGGTCGAAGTAAAGTCTACACGATCGCAAAAGGCCACGTAGAGAAAGCCCTGACGCACGCGTATCGCCATCGCAAAACGAAGAAGCGCGAATATCGGAGCCTCTGGGTCGCTCGTATCAATGCTGCTGCCCGTATCAACGGGACTACGTATTCCAGATTGATTGCCGGCCTGGATAAGAAATCCGTGGCGATCAATCGAAAGGTCCTTGCCGATCTGGCAGTGAACCATCCGCAGGCGTTCGCTGAGGTCGTGAAGTTTGTAACAGCATAA